catgtacacgaacacacagacagaaggtTTACTTCCTCGTTGTCaatttctctgttatgctttcagcgagtcgcctctgtgacgtcaccgtcagagtccggtgggtcctacctgggtcctatctgggtcctatctgggtcctatctggttcctatctgggtcctatctgggtcgtatctggatcctatctgggtcctactctgctggagacacaacagctgagaggaccgagtgagaggacgttcctataaaaggtcccgcctccagaaacggggctcatgtctgtggtttggaaatatttccaagtgttccctacggatagtaaatgactgcaaagcagcataataaatatggcagtgccatattggcacttttttccataacttaagttgaagttgttctcttattttgcacagacagtgtttacatgtggaaagccatgttgcatttatgtttgcatccagtgggtcatcacaataaaataaggcataatgtgttaattcaacagtaggagaaatagttttggtgtaaaaagcctgcaaatatcggtatcgggtgatatcggtatcggaaattaagagttggacgatatcggaatatcggcagaaaagtcaatatcgagcatccctaattATAAccagttattttcatttagtCAACTTCTGCAGACTTTTAACAGCGTCTgagtgctggtgtgtgtgtttcctacTCGGACCGTGTTGTCTCCTCACCGCTGATCTCCAGCTCCGTCACCATGGCGTGAGAGTCGAAGGTGAGCTTTCGCTGCTCCAGAGGAGTTAATTCCACTTTCCTCACATCAAATGTCGATGTAGCGGCTCCTACATGGaaatctgtcacacacacacacacacacacacacagacacacacacacacacacacacacacacacacacacacacacacacacacacacacacacacacacacacacacacacacacacacacacacacacacacattaatctACTTATTACAGTCTGTTTTGAAACTTGAACTTAATCCTATCagtctgatttttttctgtctcattcCTTTAATCATTTATCCTCTGCTGTACGTTAGATAAGGAGACTTTAacaggaaagctaatgtggCTCTTTACTGTCTATCAGGATGcagtcaggctcagtgtgacgtCTGCTCTGCTGATGATAGAACGTGTTAATGTGTAAGTATTTATAAGTATGTATaagtgtgtataagtgtgtataagtgtgtagTAAACATGTATaagtgtgtataagtgtgtagTAAACATGTATAAGCGTGTATAAGTCAGTCAGaagtcaccatgacaacagacTGGTAAATGGGGAGTTTAATCAGGTGACTGACGTCATGGCTGACCCAGCATGCCCTGCGGTCAGTGGGGTTACTTCAGAGGTCGTGTTAAAGGTAGTAAAGGAGGAAACTGACTCACCTGTCCAGGTACGGAGCCGCTGGCAGCGCCGCAGCAGCGCGTTCATACCGGAAGCTGCTCTCACGTCTTTATAAGTCACAGAAAAGTTGAACTAAACATAAAAGTTTCAGAAACAAAGTCCAGCTGCTCCTCAGCTGCtgtctgctcacacacacacacaccgaaacacactcacacaccggatactgtcagcacacacacctgctgcctTCACGGACTGTAGGACATTTACGAGAAGTCCTGAATGCATCATTACAGTCAGCAGTAATACCATTactactgcagtattacagtcaaagtactgcagtattacagtaaacgtactgcagtattacagtaaaagtactgcagtattatgagtgatgtagtatgcagtattacagtaaaagtactgcagtattatgagtgatgtagtatgcagtattacagtaaaagtactgcagtattatagtgatgtagtatgcagtattacagtaaagttctgcagtattatgatgatgtagtatgcagtattacagtaaaagtagtgcagtattatgagtgatgtagtatgcagtattacataaaagtactgcagtattatgagtgatgtagtatgcagtattacagtaaaagtactgcagtattatgaatgatgtagtatgcagtattacagtaaaagtactgcagtattatagtgatgtagtatgcagtattacagtaaaagtactgcagtattatgaatgatgtagtatgcagtattacagtaaaagtactgcagtattatgagtgatgtagtatgcagtattacagtaaaagtactgcagtattatgaatgatgtagtatgcagtattacagtaaaagtactgcagtattataagttTATTTTAGTGGATTCTGACCGTTTTCATTAACAGTAATAATGTTCTGTTCCCTTTAAATCCAGTTCAACCAGAACTGAACTGAGGAGCACTGAGTGTGTTAATGGGATTAAACTGTAGATGCAACTGATGTTGATTATCTTCTCAGTTAATAGATTCATTGTTTGGTCAAAAACAGTGAATAGGAGTTTCCCAAAGAcatgacgtcctcaaatgtctcaaagcttttcagtttactgtcacagagactAAAGAAACTGTATATAGGATAAAACAaactcatagtactgcagtgcttttactgtaatactgcagtacttttactcataatgtattttttattgctgtatTAAACTTTATTGAGGTATCTGTGTACTGTTCACCCGGCTGACTGTCAATAAAGTTTCCCTCAGCACGTCATTGACCTCACAGTAATGGCGGCCTCTGTGGACCATGGCGGCTGgtttgcagctttgtttctggGAGTTTCTCTGCTTAAATGTTTGTTCATCAGCTCGTAGTGAGTTAAAACAACCTGCTGTTAtttatcattcattcattcaacggACAGCTGTTAGCATCCGGCTAACAGAGCAGCTAACGCATtattattgtctgtttttatcgGGTTATTAACGTTTATAAACTCATTAAACCGGCTGGCTCTGCTCcattaatgataatatattaTATCTGTTAGTAGCTTTGAGTTATATGGTGTTTTACAGGTTTTATAGGTGTTTATTTAACATGACGTGTTGTTAAATTCCGGGTTGTGACACCAAACggccaccagatggcgccaaaCGGCCACCAGTTGGCGCCAAACTGCCACCAGATGGCGCTGTTTCTCTTCAGGAGttaaacacagattattattattggttatTAGAGTCAATCTGATACAGTTCAGGAGTAGATATTAAAGTAATCATATTATTCTTAacttatatgtatttttaggATGTGTTATATTCaatctgtcattttaattaagattaaataaaataagatattcctGTTTTAGTCCCACAATgaggaaatttgcattattatagcagcaaagtggacagtaaaatagaagagcagcaataagaaaaagaataaagaacaatatataataagttaaagtaaaaaaaagaacaatagtAAAATtagtaaaaatacacaataaaaataatcatgacattgtttacattatttacaagagtaatattgtgTTATTAATGAACACAcgcatcataaaacataattaagtTTATTAACAGTCAGAATGAACTGCAGGTGAATTcagcattaattaattaattaattaatcaagtttttctgctctctgtcaAACTTAATGATTAAATTCTTTATTTGTTATCTGCTGaagttattaatatttattcaacAAGACAGACAATTTGACTTTGCTGAAAGTCAAAATGATCAGAATTTAatgttcattgtgtgtgtgtgtgtgtgtgtgtgtgtgtgtgtgtgtgtgtgtgtgtgtgtgtgtgtgtgtgtgtgtgtgtcagtcattCCACAGACTTCGAGGTGCACAGGAACTGGTTGGCCATCACACACAGTCTGCCGGTGTCCAGGTGGTACCATGAGGTGAGTATcacatgaccacacacacacacacacacacacacacacacacacacacacacacacacacacacatacacacacacatacacacactctctctgacaggagatgTGTGTGAGTTGTGTCGGTAATTGATGATCAGATATTCAATTTAATAAATTTTGAGACAAAAGTGCCAAAAAGTTTctgattcttttttctttgatcagataaagaaagacattttgaaGACGTctctgtttattgattttttatagAGTTTAGATAAATTGATGAATCTCTAATGAAAACAATGATTAGCTGCAGTTTTAATTAAGAAGTTATCACATGTTTAGAaactcttgattttttttttggtgtaagTGAGTGattcatctgtttctttctttcaataaTTAGCAAACTAATGAAGTCATTTattgattgaaatgttttattattagttttttctAATATAtaatcaatcagttaatcaacAGTAAATTAATGAGGATTATTTTGagcattaaataaacatttgagtctttttttttaagcagaaatgttgaaaactgatctgatttcagcttctgagatgtgatgatttaacGACTTTCTTCTTtatactgaatatctttgtgttgcTGACTGTCGGTTAGTGAGAAGAAGACGTTTGAGGACTTTGTGAAACTACAGCAGATCTTTTTCCCAGTGTAATAAACAGAGAAGGATCCATAAACAAACTCTCCGATGTCTCACTCTGATGAGATTTCGTGGTCTGAACTTTTTTCTCCGTCCTCTCAGAACACATCGGAGTGGACTCTGGACTATCCTCCGCTGTTCGCCTGGTTCGAGTTCGGTCTGTCTCACGTCGCTCGACACTTTGACGGCGACATGCTGCGAGTGGAGAACCTGAACTACGCCAGCGAGGCGACCGTCCTCTTCCAGAGACTGTCGGTCGTCTTCACCGACCTGATGTTCGTCTTCGCTGTCAGAGAGTGAGTCTGCAgatcatccacacacacaatggtTTATACACAAGAAAACAGCTTTAAGTTCagagtatcattattattattatttattaattcatcagCGTCGTTTTAAAGTTTCAGAGCATTGCATACAGTCATGTCATTGCCAGTGTTTGCTGtagataaaaacaataataaaacagtcttagcatataaatacactttaaacCAACTTAACATCAATAaccttcttttgtttgttttttttccctcccttcctctccttaaacatatatatcttaatataaaatatatagtatttaaATAGTATTAtgatatacatatttattaaaaacaaatatatatatataagaagaattaaaatattaaagaatatatatatttaaaaaaaggaggtgatgaaaaaaataatataaaaaaaatgaaaaatacatatacatacagtgcATTTGGAaagtatttcagttttttatttttaataaatttgcaaacatttctaaaaaaccCTTTAtggctttgtcattatgggatATTGTGTGAAGattgatgaggaaaaaaaggaatttaatccattttggaaataaagctgtaacataacaacatGTGGTGGAAGTGAACAGATGcgctgtatataaatataaacatataaatataaatatacatatatacatctatatctatacacatgtacagtttcatacatgaacacaaacatatGTATATTCATTCACCTGTTATGCCTGAATACTTATTTACCCGTTTAAGTGCCTCATTACGTATAAACCTCCTTTATTTATCAGTCTTAATAAACCTACAGTCAGTTGGGCTGAAACTAAACgataataaaatgtcagaaatgtgaaACTGAAGTTATAATCTCTAATAATCAAATTTTAAAACGTTTTGCAGGTTTTAGTTGAACTCactttcaaatgtttaattttgtaaCTTTCCaacatgaaaaactgaaatttaaatcttaaaatttAAGAAACAGAGTGATGATTGGCtgaatctgattggctgtctcGTCCAGGTGCTGCAGGTGCGTTCAGGTGCAGAAAGGTTCGCAGGACGTTCTGAACCAGCCGGCCTTCGTCcttgctgctctgctgctgtggAACTTCGGCCTCCTCATCGTCGACCGTATCCTTCCGCTGATCGTAGATCCACGACCAATAGATCCGATCACATCGCAGATCTGTGATCAATCGTTTTCAGTGTTTAAGGGACAGAAGAAGaatctgctgctgtaaacaacTTTAACGTTATAAAGACGATGTTTCTTCTTTAACGTGTCCTCTCAGATATCCATTTCCAGTATAACGGCTTCCTGTTTGGTTTCCTGCTGCTGTCGGTGGCGAAACACATGCAGGTACGAACGTCTACGTAAACTCTGAATCTACGACGTTCGGAcgatgtttttatttaaactaacagtctttgtgtttgtgttgagcaGTCTCGGcacctgcagggggcgctgctGTTCGCCGTCCTGCTCAACCTGAAGCACATCTACCTGTACGTTGCCCCGGCGTACGGTGTTTACCTGCTGAGGAGCTACTGCTTCACCCAGGACAACAAAGGTACGACTCACCAGACagctatcaatcaatcaatctgctttaatgtataaaaatagttctttcagtttttctcaataaaagtgacaaaaaaaccATTCAAAGCAACACAAGAAACAAACCCATGTTTTATGACAGTAGAGtcgtgcagcagcagcagtcagttAAATGAAGCTGTTAGTTTTTAAcggtgtttgtgtgcagatgGTTCGGTCCGCTGGAGCAGCTTCAGTCCGCTGCGTCTTATCGCTCTGGGAAGCATCGTGATCTCCGTCTGCGCTCTGTCCTTCGGCCCGTTTATCGCCATGGTGAGTTAGTCTCAACCTCTGAACCTCCAGACCTCTGGCTCTCAGTCCTGCTCGATTATGTTCCCACAATGAATGCAGTACATCTCTGCAGCTATAAGGTCTATATgagggtcaatgatgttttactgtgtccatgtggtttagtttaaatttaaagggttaaaatgtgaaaataaacgtatgaataacttcacacattctttttttgtggacccagagagaatatattagaggattatggcaaaaatgtctaagtggtgtaaccataaaaactttgtaccaaataattcaacttgcttaaaaacagtaaattctcaataaaacaccatatcaactagtttataacttttatattaaataaaggtaatggaatacaattgttctaaatattacatttactctgggttaccatggagatcaggaaccatttacatgttttaaatgaagtcattattagtataagtccacttaaatacactgtaggtgataaaatatgtaatatttatcattcttttgtggttacaccatttgacattttcaggagcattcagtcttacttcatttcaaatgatataaaaccaacaaactttaatatattgattatattgaactgggcgtaactcggacctccatgatgtcttgctgcggagccgctgagttcagtctgaatgtatctcctataaaaccaacaaaaatactaaatgtacattttaacaaacctgatgctgcttttaaatctagtttaactgatttattaattcatcatcGTACCAACACTTCTTGGTATAATTAAGGAAACTCTTGTGAGATATCTGCAGTATAGATGCTACTGAGTTAATGAAAGTGAATAATGTTCTGAATTATGCAGCTGCAGCCAAAACATCTAAAGTCTGATGCTTATAAAGTGAAGCAAAGCAAAGTTAGACAGATGTTTACTAAGTGTGTAGATAGATCCTGATGGTGTTGTGTTGgtgctgatgatgctgatggtgttgtgtttctgcagggtCAGCTCCCTCAGGTTCTCTCCCGTCTCTTCCCCTTTAAACGAGGCCTCTGTCACGCCTACTGGGCCCCCAACGTCTGGGCGCTCTACAACCTCCTGGATAAAACTCTTGTGACGCTCGGTGAGACTTTACACTACTAAACTACTCACTCTGTCCTGCAGCTGTTAGAAGAAGCTCCTCACACTGTGTTTGATGTCTCGTTGCAGGAGTTCgtctgaagctgctgcaggaagCCGACCTTCCTCGAGCTTCAATGACGGGCGGCTTGGTTCAGGAGTTCCAGCACTCGGTCCTCCCGTCCGTCTCTCCCTCCGTCACACTCGTCTGCACTCTGCTGTCCATCCTGGTCAGTCTTCACTCGTTCATCCATCCTTCATGTTTCCTTTATATCCTGATATCTGAGAACATGTTCAAACATATAGAATAGAGATGAAACTAAACATAAAGCAGAGGAGGAACCgagctcctcctctgctttatGTTTAGTTTCATCTCACTGACAGAGAAGTAATAAATGTTAGAGACGCTttaagctgcagagtctctgtaggttcatcactacgagccACAAACCTGCTGgattctttctgtctttcctcaaaatgtgtgttctttctcctcttcctcctctgtctttctttctttttctttctttcttttttcctttctttttctttctttctttcattcattctttctttctttctttctttctttcttccaacttcttgttcttcctcttcttcctcctcttcttcctcctcttcttcctcgtctttctttctttttctttctttctttcttcctttctttttctttctttctttctttcttcctttctttttctttctttctttctttctttcttccaacttcttgttctttctcttc
This Scomber scombrus chromosome 14, fScoSco1.1, whole genome shotgun sequence DNA region includes the following protein-coding sequences:
- the alg8 gene encoding probable dolichyl pyrophosphate Glc1Man9GlcNAc2 alpha-1,3-glucosyltransferase; translation: MAASVDHGGWFAALFLGVSLLKCLFISSYHSTDFEVHRNWLAITHSLPVSRWYHENTSEWTLDYPPLFAWFEFGLSHVARHFDGDMLRVENLNYASEATVLFQRLSVVFTDLMFVFAVRECCRCVQVQKGSQDVLNQPAFVLAALLLWNFGLLIVDHIHFQYNGFLFGFLLLSVAKHMQSRHLQGALLFAVLLNLKHIYLYVAPAYGVYLLRSYCFTQDNKDGSVRWSSFSPLRLIALGSIVISVCALSFGPFIAMGQLPQVLSRLFPFKRGLCHAYWAPNVWALYNLLDKTLVTLGVRLKLLQEADLPRASMTGGLVQEFQHSVLPSVSPSVTLVCTLLSILPAVASIWFRPRGARGFLRCLLICALASFMFGWHVHEKAVLIAILPLSVLAVESREDAGIFLMLSATGHYSLFPLLHTPAELPIKVVLMLIFTIFSFVALRKLHSGRGSLLLPLEVVYLSGLVAVAIACEVVFPLSPWRQTLPFLPLLATSVYCALGVCYSFLRLYGSLLTSHKHKQL